A window of the Streptomyces finlayi genome harbors these coding sequences:
- a CDS encoding HNH endonuclease yields MGAECRVCLRFCLPSQLDIDHVVPLAKGGEDVDENVQALCKLCHKAKTAMDFGKRPF; encoded by the coding sequence ATGGGCGCTGAGTGCCGCGTCTGCCTTCGGTTCTGCCTGCCTAGTCAGCTTGACATTGACCACGTTGTACCACTCGCAAAGGGTGGCGAAGACGTGGACGAGAACGTTCAAGCTCTGTGCAAGCTGTGCCACAAGGCGAAGACCGCGATGGATTTCGGAAAGCGTCCCTTCTAG
- a CDS encoding phage terminase small subunit P27 family: MVYEGRAPRAPGHLGAAGKEVWRNVWQAGSGAYSPDTDRNVILRYAELYDRRAELLGQVSADGLTQEGSTGQLVAHPLLRYVESTEREMRAIESAIGFTPEARMRLGLVAAEARKVAAGPEDF, from the coding sequence GTGGTCTACGAAGGTCGTGCGCCGCGTGCTCCGGGCCACCTGGGGGCAGCGGGCAAGGAAGTGTGGCGGAACGTCTGGCAAGCCGGTAGCGGCGCGTACAGCCCTGACACTGACCGCAACGTCATCCTCCGGTACGCGGAGCTTTACGACCGGCGGGCGGAGCTACTGGGGCAGGTGTCTGCGGACGGGCTTACCCAGGAAGGCAGTACGGGTCAGCTCGTGGCTCACCCGCTGCTGCGGTACGTGGAGTCAACAGAGCGTGAGATGCGCGCCATTGAGTCCGCGATTGGTTTCACCCCTGAGGCGCGTATGCGGCTGGGGCTTGTGGCTGCTGAGGCGCGCAAGGTTGCAGCGGGTCCTGAGGACTTCTAA
- a CDS encoding terminase large subunit domain-containing protein: MALKKVTWTEAGIDRVIARHIPADAPFPSEGYRVAKWIEEFCYLTGSFAGQKFRLLPWQRELLVDAYELTQDTFGRWRRKHRTVCVCVARKNGKSTIAAAIMLYHLVADRADAQRQIIAAANDRNQARMVFDAAKQMVNASPKLSAVCTVQRDVIRYKDNTYRVVSADAGRQQGLNPSSVSLDEYAFSKNSDLFDALTLGSAARNQPMFLIISTAGPDPDGPFAALCEQGERVNSGEADDPTLFFRSWGPKLGETVDHLDPEVWKRCNPSFEILNADDFKAAAQRSTEASFRIYRLSQFVRGASTWLPHGLWDSLVQHDDELEPGDEVVCGFDGSWKGDSTALVACRVRDLKVFVLGHWEAPADDVHWRVPMADVRDALHEALDTYRVRNLVADPYRWEETLDNLEADGFPVEAFPTNSLKRMIPATQAVYDACRDARLCHDGNPALARHIGNAVLREDKNGARVTKEYAASRRKIDLAIAMILAVHGAVMWREDNGVTDTAIVATWEGDDGQVFTSGLLDAGDYFSDI; the protein is encoded by the coding sequence GTGGCGCTCAAAAAGGTCACGTGGACCGAAGCGGGTATTGACCGTGTAATCGCCCGACACATTCCGGCTGACGCGCCGTTCCCATCTGAGGGCTACCGGGTCGCGAAGTGGATTGAAGAGTTCTGCTACCTCACCGGTTCGTTCGCCGGCCAAAAGTTCCGGCTGCTTCCCTGGCAGCGCGAACTACTCGTGGACGCGTACGAGCTGACGCAAGACACGTTCGGCAGGTGGCGCCGCAAGCACCGCACGGTTTGTGTGTGCGTGGCGCGCAAGAACGGCAAGAGCACTATTGCCGCTGCCATCATGCTCTACCACCTTGTGGCCGACCGGGCGGACGCACAACGTCAGATCATCGCTGCGGCGAATGACAGAAACCAAGCCCGGATGGTTTTCGACGCGGCCAAGCAAATGGTCAACGCAAGCCCGAAGCTCTCCGCTGTGTGCACGGTGCAGCGTGACGTGATTCGGTACAAGGACAACACGTACCGGGTGGTCAGCGCCGACGCGGGACGGCAACAGGGCCTTAACCCTTCGTCGGTCTCGTTGGATGAGTACGCGTTCAGCAAGAACAGCGACCTCTTTGACGCTCTGACGCTGGGTTCCGCCGCGCGTAATCAACCCATGTTCCTGATCATCAGCACCGCCGGACCGGACCCGGACGGACCCTTTGCCGCGCTGTGTGAGCAAGGGGAGCGTGTCAACTCCGGCGAAGCCGATGATCCCACCCTGTTCTTCCGGTCGTGGGGGCCGAAGCTGGGCGAGACGGTTGACCATCTAGACCCTGAGGTCTGGAAGCGCTGCAACCCTTCGTTCGAGATTCTGAACGCCGATGACTTCAAGGCTGCTGCTCAGCGGAGTACGGAAGCTAGCTTCCGAATTTACCGGTTGAGTCAGTTCGTGCGTGGCGCTAGCACGTGGTTGCCGCACGGGCTTTGGGATTCGCTCGTGCAGCACGACGACGAACTTGAGCCCGGAGACGAAGTTGTCTGTGGGTTCGATGGCTCATGGAAGGGCGACAGTACAGCCCTTGTCGCTTGCCGCGTACGCGACTTGAAAGTGTTCGTCCTCGGTCACTGGGAAGCGCCGGCCGATGATGTGCATTGGCGGGTTCCCATGGCGGACGTCCGCGACGCGCTTCACGAAGCCCTAGACACGTACCGGGTCCGCAACTTGGTGGCCGACCCGTACCGCTGGGAAGAGACGCTAGACAACCTTGAGGCTGACGGCTTCCCGGTTGAGGCGTTTCCGACCAACTCATTGAAGCGCATGATCCCGGCAACTCAGGCGGTTTACGACGCTTGCAGGGATGCCCGGTTGTGCCACGACGGTAACCCGGCCCTTGCTCGGCACATCGGTAACGCTGTGCTCCGCGAGGACAAGAACGGCGCCCGGGTGACGAAGGAATACGCGGCAAGCCGTCGAAAGATTGACCTTGCTATCGCGATGATCCTTGCCGTCCACGGCGCGGTCATGTGGCGCGAAGACAACGGCGTTACGGATACCGCGATCGTCGCGACCTGGGAGGGGGACGACGGGCAGGTGTTCACGTCCGGCCTGCTCGATGCGGGCGACTACTTCTCTGACATCTGA
- a CDS encoding phage portal protein, which yields MVGFWSALFGRDESPELEHERAWEPYDPSLYSFGSTAASGERVTPHEALQVSAVFGCVRLLSETIATLPITVFSSRGGSRREVDAPAWIAYPNAEPGGMGLIDILSQTVLSLLLEGNAFLAVRWQGPNVVGLDVLDPTKIHVHMVQTEPNGVRRKVFEAFDVDADGNEVLLGWFTPRDVLHIPGMMLPGEFVGCSPITYARESIGLALASQKYGSKFFANGAMPGAVVEVPGTMSEEGLSRAREAWRAANSGVDNAHRVALLTEGAKFSKVAMSPDEAQFLQTRQFQVPEIARIFGVPPHLISDATNSTSWGSGLAEQNIAFSMFSLRPWLARIESGLNRLLFAETADRKKFVKFNLDEIKRGAPKERMTLWSLGLQNGIYCADDVRAAEDLPPLPDGLGQVFRVPMNLKAVDAPEPEPTPPAAEADSPIAEPDDEPDGSDDEGPKEDDGDA from the coding sequence ATGGTGGGTTTCTGGTCTGCACTCTTCGGGCGGGACGAGTCTCCGGAGCTTGAGCACGAACGCGCGTGGGAGCCGTATGACCCTTCGCTGTACAGCTTCGGCAGTACGGCAGCGAGCGGCGAGCGGGTCACGCCTCATGAGGCGCTACAGGTGTCTGCCGTTTTCGGGTGTGTGCGGCTGCTCTCCGAGACGATTGCGACGCTGCCCATTACGGTGTTCAGCTCACGTGGTGGCTCACGTCGGGAGGTTGACGCGCCCGCGTGGATTGCCTACCCGAACGCTGAGCCTGGGGGTATGGGGCTGATTGACATTCTGTCTCAGACAGTGCTGTCACTCCTACTTGAGGGCAACGCGTTCCTTGCCGTTCGTTGGCAGGGGCCGAACGTGGTTGGGCTTGACGTGCTGGACCCAACGAAGATCCACGTGCACATGGTGCAGACGGAGCCGAACGGCGTTCGCCGCAAGGTGTTTGAGGCGTTCGACGTGGACGCGGACGGCAACGAAGTGTTGCTTGGGTGGTTCACTCCGCGCGACGTCCTTCACATTCCAGGGATGATGCTTCCCGGTGAGTTCGTCGGGTGCTCCCCCATCACGTACGCGCGTGAGTCCATCGGGCTTGCGCTTGCCTCTCAAAAGTACGGCAGCAAGTTTTTTGCGAACGGGGCTATGCCGGGAGCCGTGGTTGAGGTTCCGGGCACCATGTCTGAGGAAGGTCTTTCCCGCGCCCGTGAAGCGTGGCGAGCGGCCAACTCCGGGGTAGACAACGCGCACCGCGTGGCGCTGCTGACTGAGGGTGCGAAGTTTTCCAAGGTGGCGATGAGCCCCGACGAAGCCCAGTTCCTTCAGACACGACAGTTTCAGGTGCCTGAGATTGCGCGCATTTTCGGCGTACCGCCGCACCTGATCAGCGACGCAACAAACTCAACGTCGTGGGGCTCCGGACTTGCTGAGCAGAACATTGCCTTCAGCATGTTCAGCCTTCGCCCGTGGCTTGCTCGCATTGAGTCCGGGCTTAACCGGCTGCTGTTCGCTGAGACGGCTGACCGCAAAAAGTTCGTGAAGTTCAACCTAGACGAAATCAAGCGCGGCGCCCCGAAGGAGCGAATGACGCTTTGGAGTCTGGGGCTTCAGAACGGGATCTACTGCGCTGACGACGTGCGCGCCGCTGAGGACTTGCCGCCGCTTCCTGACGGGCTTGGTCAGGTCTTCCGTGTCCCGATGAACCTTAAGGCCGTGGACGCGCCGGAGCCGGAGCCTACTCCGCCGGCTGCTGAGGCAGATTCCCCGATTGCGGAACCGGACGATGAGCCGGACGGGTCGGATGACGAAGGGCCCAAGGAAGATGACGGAGACGCGTGA
- a CDS encoding HK97 family phage prohead protease encodes MTETRELRVAVGELEERSSGDGRISMRGYAYRFNELSQDLGGFRERIVPGAGAPSLRQNDVYATFNHNSSALLGRTSSGTLRVGEDREGGFYEIDLPDTTVGRDVAELLKRGDLKGSSFTFRVLDGGQRRADDDDPETGLPVREITAMDVSELGPVTNPAYLTTQASLRSVEEALCIGEFAPPASDEVRDSQPAEVAPASHPDARALVRALSQ; translated from the coding sequence ATGACGGAGACGCGTGAGCTTCGTGTTGCTGTCGGGGAACTGGAAGAGCGCTCGTCGGGTGACGGGCGCATTTCTATGCGCGGATACGCGTACCGCTTCAACGAGCTGTCGCAAGACCTGGGTGGGTTTCGCGAACGGATCGTTCCGGGTGCGGGTGCTCCGTCGCTGCGACAGAACGACGTATACGCCACGTTCAACCACAACTCATCGGCGCTGCTGGGGCGTACTTCGTCCGGCACGCTTCGGGTTGGTGAAGACCGCGAAGGCGGCTTCTACGAAATTGACCTTCCGGATACAACGGTGGGCCGTGATGTTGCTGAGCTTCTGAAGCGCGGTGACTTGAAGGGCTCAAGTTTCACGTTCCGGGTGCTGGACGGCGGGCAGCGTCGGGCAGATGACGACGATCCGGAAACGGGTCTTCCCGTCCGCGAAATCACTGCAATGGATGTTTCGGAGCTAGGCCCGGTTACTAACCCTGCCTACCTCACAACTCAGGCTTCTCTTCGTTCTGTTGAAGAAGCGCTGTGCATCGGGGAGTTCGCGCCCCCGGCTTCTGACGAAGTGCGCGATTCCCAGCCGGCGGAAGTTGCCCCGGCTTCTCACCCTGACGCGCGTGCTCTCGTCCGCGCTCTTTCCCAGTAA
- a CDS encoding phage major capsid protein: protein MDATTLSANFEARERATAELRSLADEFAGAAMDAEAVAKEERLLAAVADFDGRIKRGIEAIKATDAVTSLLSGLQGSAPGSGTQRSADVDDAATLRSGNLGESRAFEFAPEKRDGTKAGNPNVLSRTLYGQLIAQAVERSAIMRGGATTFTTSDANPMDFTVITGRSTAAIVGEGQEVPESYPTTIQRSMGGFKYGHAAVVSYEFATDQVLDLIGFLVSDAGPAIGDGMARHFLTGTGTGQPRGILTDASPANATFALTDTDSTVSDALIDLFHEVPSSYRRNAKYVVNDLRAAQMRKLKDANGQYLWQSGLTVGAPDSFNGKIVESDDGMPVNKILFADLSKYRVRFAGSLRVDRSTDVKFSTDEIVYRFLQRADGLLVDTRGAKVLTVGTGA, encoded by the coding sequence ATGGACGCAACTACTCTGTCCGCGAACTTTGAGGCGCGTGAGCGTGCAACTGCTGAGCTTCGGTCGCTTGCCGACGAGTTCGCGGGTGCTGCGATGGACGCTGAGGCGGTGGCCAAGGAAGAGCGTCTTCTCGCTGCGGTCGCTGACTTTGACGGCCGGATCAAGCGCGGTATTGAGGCGATCAAGGCGACCGACGCTGTCACTTCGCTTCTGTCCGGTCTTCAGGGCTCGGCCCCCGGTTCCGGTACCCAGCGTTCGGCGGACGTAGACGACGCTGCGACCCTTCGTTCTGGCAACCTGGGCGAGTCGCGCGCGTTCGAGTTCGCCCCTGAGAAGCGGGACGGTACGAAGGCAGGTAACCCGAACGTTCTGAGCCGGACCCTTTACGGTCAGCTCATCGCTCAGGCGGTTGAGCGGTCCGCGATCATGCGCGGCGGTGCGACCACGTTCACCACGTCGGACGCCAACCCGATGGACTTCACCGTTATCACGGGTCGGTCTACCGCTGCGATTGTCGGGGAGGGGCAGGAAGTCCCGGAGTCCTACCCGACCACGATTCAGCGGAGCATGGGCGGTTTCAAGTACGGTCACGCTGCGGTCGTCTCGTACGAGTTCGCGACTGATCAGGTTCTCGACCTCATCGGGTTCCTTGTCTCGGACGCGGGTCCGGCCATTGGTGACGGCATGGCTCGCCACTTCCTTACCGGTACCGGCACGGGTCAGCCGCGCGGCATCCTGACCGACGCTTCGCCGGCTAACGCGACCTTCGCCCTGACCGACACGGACAGCACGGTTTCCGACGCGCTGATTGACCTGTTCCACGAGGTCCCGTCTTCGTACCGCCGGAACGCGAAGTACGTTGTCAACGACCTTCGCGCGGCGCAGATGCGGAAGCTGAAGGACGCGAACGGTCAGTACCTGTGGCAGTCGGGCCTTACGGTCGGCGCCCCGGACTCCTTCAACGGCAAGATCGTTGAGAGCGATGACGGTATGCCCGTCAACAAGATCCTGTTTGCGGACCTGAGCAAGTACCGGGTCCGCTTCGCTGGGTCGCTCCGCGTGGACCGTTCCACTGACGTCAAGTTCTCCACGGACGAGATTGTTTACCGGTTCCTTCAGCGTGCGGACGGGCTGCTTGTTGACACCCGTGGCGCGAAGGTTCTGACCGTGGGTACGGGCGCCTGA
- a CDS encoding phage tail tube protein — MALDASIGIGREDSYGALSGVVEGYEGQADSWKTTREFIESVGFRAGMQTARADRRNVVNMGGEGELECDLLDAGAGSLLTAAFDKVTVTDTGGVKTTVLETSDVSEAPSFSAQMVRPGTDGSKVAYKHLGCVATEWTLNAEVEENVKLTVGFDFQDVAHTSVPAQIVAPTYPLEAYPYDWTRTAVELSRDGSAVAFDATSVELSGDLGMKTDRRFLRANELKKKPIRNAVPTYEGTVEGEFNAASLGLYEAFIAGEVCAVKVTFLGLLPGASLTVECPAIQFTGESPEAATDEVTVHNLPFRVLDPGTPGVAAIKLTYVEPGTSVDG, encoded by the coding sequence ATGGCGCTTGACGCAAGCATTGGCATTGGTCGCGAAGACTCGTACGGCGCGCTGTCGGGCGTGGTTGAGGGGTACGAGGGTCAGGCGGATTCCTGGAAGACCACTCGCGAGTTCATCGAAAGCGTGGGCTTCCGGGCGGGTATGCAGACCGCACGCGCCGACCGGCGGAACGTGGTCAACATGGGCGGGGAAGGCGAGCTTGAGTGTGACCTGTTGGACGCGGGCGCCGGTTCGCTGCTGACCGCCGCATTCGACAAGGTCACCGTTACCGACACGGGCGGGGTGAAGACCACTGTCCTTGAGACGTCGGACGTGTCCGAAGCCCCTTCGTTCTCCGCACAGATGGTGCGCCCCGGGACCGATGGCAGCAAGGTTGCTTACAAGCACCTGGGCTGCGTGGCTACTGAGTGGACCCTGAACGCTGAGGTTGAGGAGAACGTCAAGCTCACTGTCGGCTTTGACTTTCAGGACGTTGCGCACACGAGCGTTCCGGCTCAGATCGTCGCCCCGACGTACCCACTTGAGGCGTACCCGTACGACTGGACGCGCACCGCTGTTGAGCTGTCCCGCGATGGTTCAGCGGTGGCGTTCGATGCCACGTCCGTTGAGCTGTCGGGCGACCTGGGCATGAAGACTGACCGGCGCTTCCTTCGTGCCAACGAGCTGAAGAAGAAGCCGATTCGCAACGCGGTGCCCACGTACGAAGGCACGGTTGAGGGCGAGTTCAACGCCGCGTCGCTGGGGCTGTATGAGGCGTTCATTGCGGGTGAAGTCTGCGCGGTCAAGGTGACCTTCCTCGGGCTGCTTCCCGGGGCTTCGCTGACAGTGGAGTGCCCCGCGATCCAGTTCACGGGCGAGTCTCCCGAAGCTGCGACGGATGAAGTCACCGTGCATAACCTGCCGTTCCGCGTGCTTGACCCGGGTACTCCGGGGGTTGCGGCTATCAAGCTGACGTACGTGGAGCCTGGCACGAGCGTTGATGGCTAA
- a CDS encoding phage tail tape measure protein has translation MGDADQLSQTLDQAADEVSAFGEQAKGLALVAGGAIAVGIGAGIASALEKEVGNDLLAAQLGASPAEAKKLGEAAGSVYADGYGESVADANEALKGLWQQGLVPAGATADEMAEISKKAMDVATVLGEEVGPTSSAVGQMLKTGMAKNADEAFDILVRGAQEGGNKAEDLLDTFNEYGVQFKGLGLEGKQAMGLISQGLQAGARDGDLVADSLKEFGLIVRAGGEDVDAAYKKMGLSGKDMTKAIAEGGPAAAQALDQTLDKLRAVKDPAERSALAVSLFGTQAEDMQDALFALDPSKAVESLGKVDGAAKSAGDTMHDNAATKVKQFTRALTGFATDVLGRTVIPAVELIAGKLGAVGSAFAATAGFVSQHSGIFGTIAGLITVILLPSLIAWGVTATQAAIANVTAWVTSATTSTTSAATQVLAHWSVVGGWLKSAATAIASAASVVAGWVLMGAQAMIQAARMAAAWLIAMGPIGLLIAAIVALVVIVVANWDTIREKTLAAFQWVWEWVKKIFGWLKDLFLNFTGPGLIIKHWDKIVSATRSAFNWVKNLAKDGINSVVSFFASLPGRILSQGARVLSAAKGIGKYIVDGMRNGLSKLGGFASSLHATVTRAVKGAVNGVVDLLNWAIPNKLGMGPLSIDIPDNPIPRVRAMGGPAGGRVRVGERGPEEVDLPYGSTVIPNHRLGSGGGVTVNVQSSADPWQIGREVAWALRTGPA, from the coding sequence ATGGGTGACGCGGACCAGCTTTCTCAGACGCTGGATCAGGCAGCCGATGAAGTCAGCGCGTTTGGCGAACAGGCCAAGGGGCTAGCGCTCGTGGCGGGCGGGGCTATTGCGGTCGGCATCGGCGCCGGTATCGCGTCGGCGCTTGAGAAGGAAGTGGGCAACGATCTACTTGCCGCGCAGCTTGGTGCGTCGCCGGCTGAGGCGAAGAAGCTGGGTGAGGCAGCGGGTTCGGTTTACGCGGACGGGTACGGCGAATCCGTGGCCGATGCGAACGAAGCGCTTAAGGGTCTTTGGCAGCAGGGGCTAGTTCCGGCTGGGGCGACCGCTGACGAAATGGCGGAGATCAGCAAAAAGGCGATGGACGTTGCAACCGTTCTGGGCGAAGAAGTGGGCCCGACGTCCAGCGCTGTTGGGCAGATGCTCAAGACGGGTATGGCGAAGAATGCCGACGAAGCCTTTGACATCCTTGTACGCGGCGCCCAGGAAGGCGGCAACAAGGCTGAAGACCTGTTGGACACCTTCAATGAGTACGGCGTTCAGTTCAAGGGGCTGGGTCTCGAAGGCAAGCAAGCAATGGGGCTCATATCTCAGGGGCTTCAGGCGGGCGCGCGAGACGGCGACCTTGTGGCGGATTCGCTGAAGGAGTTCGGTCTCATTGTGCGCGCGGGTGGCGAAGACGTCGATGCCGCATACAAGAAGATGGGTCTGTCCGGTAAGGACATGACGAAGGCGATTGCCGAAGGTGGGCCGGCGGCTGCTCAGGCACTCGATCAGACGCTAGACAAGCTGCGCGCGGTTAAGGACCCTGCGGAGCGTTCGGCGCTAGCAGTGTCGCTCTTCGGCACTCAGGCTGAGGACATGCAAGACGCGCTCTTCGCGCTGGACCCCTCGAAGGCGGTTGAGTCGCTGGGCAAGGTGGACGGCGCGGCGAAGTCTGCGGGCGACACGATGCACGACAACGCGGCTACGAAGGTGAAGCAGTTCACGCGGGCGCTTACGGGCTTCGCTACTGACGTGCTGGGGCGAACGGTGATTCCGGCGGTCGAGTTGATTGCCGGGAAGTTGGGCGCGGTTGGTTCTGCGTTCGCTGCAACTGCCGGGTTCGTCAGTCAGCACAGCGGCATTTTCGGCACCATCGCGGGACTGATTACCGTGATCCTCCTGCCTTCGCTTATCGCGTGGGGGGTGACAGCGACTCAGGCAGCGATTGCCAACGTGACCGCGTGGGTTACGTCTGCCACGACGTCTACCACTTCGGCGGCAACCCAGGTGCTAGCGCATTGGTCGGTCGTGGGTGGGTGGCTCAAGTCTGCGGCAACAGCGATTGCTAGCGCGGCTAGCGTGGTTGCCGGCTGGGTGCTCATGGGTGCTCAGGCGATGATTCAGGCTGCGCGGATGGCTGCGGCATGGCTTATCGCAATGGGACCTATCGGGTTGTTGATCGCTGCGATTGTGGCCCTTGTCGTTATCGTCGTCGCCAACTGGGACACGATCCGGGAAAAGACTCTTGCCGCCTTCCAGTGGGTGTGGGAATGGGTCAAGAAGATTTTCGGTTGGCTGAAGGATTTGTTCCTGAACTTCACCGGCCCCGGGCTGATTATTAAGCACTGGGACAAGATCGTCAGCGCAACCCGTAGTGCGTTCAACTGGGTGAAGAACCTAGCGAAGGACGGAATCAACTCGGTCGTATCCTTCTTCGCTAGTCTCCCTGGGCGCATCCTGAGTCAGGGGGCGCGGGTGCTCAGCGCGGCAAAGGGCATCGGCAAGTACATCGTGGACGGCATGCGCAACGGGCTCAGCAAGCTGGGCGGCTTTGCGTCGTCGCTTCATGCCACCGTGACGCGGGCGGTCAAGGGTGCAGTCAACGGCGTGGTTGACCTGTTGAACTGGGCGATCCCGAACAAGCTGGGCATGGGTCCGCTGAGCATCGACATTCCCGACAACCCAATCCCCCGCGTTCGCGCCATGGGTGGACCGGCGGGCGGTCGGGTTCGAGTTGGTGAGCGCGGCCCTGAGGAAGTGGACTTGCCGTACGGCTCCACGGTCATTCCCAACCATCGACTTGGCTCCGGCGGTGGCGTCACGGTCAACGTCCAGTCCAGCGCCGACCCTTGGCAGATTGGGCGCGAAGTCGCGTGGGCATTGCGGACGGGCCCCGCGTAA